In uncultured Desulfovibrio sp., the genomic stretch GCGTCCACGCGCGAGGCGCGTACGCCCATGCAGCGGGCAATGGCCCTGTTTTGCGATACGGCGCGCACTTCAAGCCCCAGCCGGGTGCGGTGCATGGCAACATGGATGAGGGCAAACACGCCGAGGCAGAACAGGATGATGTACACGCGGTTGCAGGTCAGGCTGAAATGCTGGGTGATCTGCCACACGCCGCTCATGAATTCCGGGTTCTGCACGGCGCGGTTAAGGGGCGAAAACACGGTGCGCACGGCCTGCTGCAGCACAAGGCTGATGCCGAATGTCGCCAGCAGGGTTTCCAGCGGGCGGCCGTAGAGAAAGCGGATAACAGTCTTTTCAAGCAGTACGCCTGTGCCGCCGCTCACCAGAAAGGCGGCGGGCACAGCCAGAATGAGCGCAAGACCGGGCTGGCCCGGCAAGAGCTGCTGCATGCCCCAGGCGGTATAGGCCCCAAGCATGATCAGCTCGCCGTGGGCCATGTTGATAACGCCCATGACGCCAAAGGTGATGGCAAGGCCAATGGCGGCCAGTACAAGAATGGATCCCAGACTCGTGCCGAAAAAGAGCATTTCAAAAAACTGCGCCCACTGAGCGGAAACGCGTTGGGAATACAGGGCATCGTCCGCCGCCTTGGCCACAGCCGCATCGGTTGAAGCGGCAAGCGTGCGCAGGGCGTTGAGGGCGGCTGGGCTGCCGTTGCTGTTCAGGGCCTTGACGGCGGCAAGCTGTTCTGAGCGCACGGCGGCAGGATCAGCCGCCACGTAGAGAGCCAGTGCCGCGCTGAGGTTCGCGCGCACGGCTTCGTCCTTTTCCCCATCCAGCAGTTTGTTCAGGGCCTCTGCCTTGAGGGGCGGGGTGGCGCTGTCCATAAGAGCTGCCGAAGCCTGACGGCGCTTGGCCGCGTCTGTTGAAGTAAGGGCCTGAGCGTTGAGGATATCCGTAATGCGCTGGCGCTGGCGGTTGCTTGTGCCCACCTTGCGCAGGCTGTCGGCACTCTGTGCCGTGCCAAGTTCGCCCCTGGCGTTGAGGGGCCGCGCCTGACCTGCATCGTCGCTCACAAAAAGCGCTCCGGCAGCGGCATCGGCCAGCAGGGTGTTGCGCAGCAGGGCTTCCAGCAGTTTTTCGCGCAGTGGCGCGGCAAGGCTGCTGTCATCCTTTTCCAGTGCGGCAATGGCCGCATCCCTGTCTGCTACCTTGGGGCTCACCAGAGCCTTGAGCAGATCGGTTGGAATAATGGATGGCGAAGTTTGCACCGGGGACGCGGAA encodes the following:
- the urtB gene encoding urea ABC transporter permease subunit UrtB encodes the protein MRTALLLCCLIIFSLPPAVLASGPEPDGNAGDAVSTPSASPVQTSPSIIPTDLLKALVSPKVADRDAAIAALEKDDSSLAAPLREKLLEALLRNTLLADAAAGALFVSDDAGQARPLNARGELGTAQSADSLRKVGTSNRQRQRITDILNAQALTSTDAAKRRQASAALMDSATPPLKAEALNKLLDGEKDEAVRANLSAALALYVAADPAAVRSEQLAAVKALNSNGSPAALNALRTLAASTDAAVAKAADDALYSQRVSAQWAQFFEMLFFGTSLGSILVLAAIGLAITFGVMGVINMAHGELIMLGAYTAWGMQQLLPGQPGLALILAVPAAFLVSGGTGVLLEKTVIRFLYGRPLETLLATFGISLVLQQAVRTVFSPLNRAVQNPEFMSGVWQITQHFSLTCNRVYIILFCLGVFALIHVAMHRTRLGLEVRAVSQNRAIARCMGVRASRVDALTFGLGSGVAGMAGVALSQVSNVGPNLGQTYIVDSFMVVVFGGVGNLWGTLTGGLALGIANKFLEPASGAMLSKIIILVCLILFIQKRPRGLFPQKGRAVEA